In one Capricornis sumatraensis isolate serow.1 chromosome 1, serow.2, whole genome shotgun sequence genomic region, the following are encoded:
- the GATD3 gene encoding glutamine amidotransferase-like class 1 domain-containing protein 3, mitochondrial codes for MAAFRALAASRLAVTAGFAPRPGLWPLPFGGPAPSSRAALHASAPRPGPRVAVVLSGCGVYDGTELHEASSILVHLSRGGAEVQIFAPDVPQMHVIDHIKGQPSEGETRNVLTESARIARGKITDLAKLTAVNHDAAIFPGGFGAAKNLSTFAVDGGTCKVNRDVERVLKEFHQAGKPIGLCCIAPVLAAKVLRGVEVTVGHEQEEGGKWPHAGTAEVIKALGAKHCVMGVTEAHVDQKNKVVTTPAFMCDTALHHIHDGIGAMVQKVLELAGR; via the exons ATGGCGGCGTTCAGGGCTCTGGCGGCGTCAAGGCTGGCGGTGACCGCCGGATTCGCGCCGCGTCCCGGCCTGTGGCCGCTGCCCTTCGGCGGACCGGCGCCCTCCTCGCGCGCGGCCCTCCACGCCTCCGCCCCGCGCCCCGGGCCCAGGGTTGCAGTG GTGCTGTCTGGATGCGGGGTCTACGATGGAACCGAGCTCCACGAGGCCTCATC GATCCTGGTCCACCTGAGCCGCGGGGGGGCCGAGGTCCAGATCTTCGCCCCTGATGTCCCTCAGATGCACGTGATTGACCACATCAAGGGACAGCCTTCCGAGGGCGAGACCAG GAACGTTCTGACTGAGTCGGCGAGGATCGCGCGAGGCAAGATCACCGACCTGGCCAAGCTCACTGCCGTCAACCATGACGCGGCCATCTTCCCTGGGGGCTTTGGGGCCGCCAAAAACCT GAGCACATTTGCCGTGGATGGGGGCACCTGCAAGGTCAACAGAGACGTAGAGCGCGTGCTGAAGGAGTTCCACCAGGCCGGAAAGCCCATTGG CTTGTGCTGCATCGCTCCGGTGCTTGCGGCCAAAGTGCTCAGAGGCGTCGAGGTCACTGTGGGCCACGAGCAGGAGGAAGGCGGCAAGTGGCCGCACGCCGGGACCGCGGAGGTCATCAAAGCTCTGGGCGCCAAGCACTGTGTCATGGGCGTGACC GAGGCTCACGTGGACCAGAAGAACAAGGTGGTCACGACCCCGGCCTTCATGTGTGACACCGCTCTCCACCACATCCACGACGGCATCGGCGCCATGGTGCAGAAGGTGCTGGAGCTTGCTGGCCGCTGA